In Paenibacillus sp. BIC5C1, a genomic segment contains:
- the perR gene encoding peroxide-responsive transcriptional repressor PerR: protein MATRVQHALEHLKTTGVRITPQRHAILNYLMESMGHPTADEIYRALEPQFPSMSVATVYNNLKMFLEAGMVRELTYGDNSSRFDANVTDHYHVICDKCGKIEDFSYPSLKSVELQAESSTGFEVHGHRLEVYGVCKSCRD from the coding sequence ATGGCAACACGTGTCCAACATGCGTTGGAGCATCTGAAAACGACCGGTGTCCGTATTACACCCCAGCGTCATGCCATATTGAACTATCTGATGGAATCCATGGGGCATCCAACAGCCGATGAAATTTACCGTGCGCTTGAACCCCAGTTTCCCAGTATGAGCGTGGCGACTGTATATAACAATTTGAAGATGTTTCTGGAAGCCGGCATGGTTAGGGAATTGACATACGGAGATAATTCAAGCCGCTTCGATGCCAATGTGACGGATCATTACCATGTTATTTGTGATAAATGCGGCAAAATTGAAGACTTCAGTTATCCTTCTTTAAAGAGCGTGGAGCTCCAGGCGGAGTCAAGTACAGGATTTGAAGTACATGGTCACCGATTGGAAGTATATGGAGTTTGTAAAAGTTGCAGGGATTAA
- a CDS encoding YxlC family protein — MSRSEEQDEQEILMRMQQQMKVLDDAYEPVNTPSLASIEAQVKERKQMKRRANRIEMILFWIVGLFIIAFGVLLFHSAPALYLGIQAINLCAAIAVAIIWSGRRRKETHYE; from the coding sequence ATGAGCAGATCTGAGGAACAGGATGAACAAGAGATTCTGATGCGAATGCAACAACAGATGAAAGTGCTCGATGATGCGTATGAGCCTGTAAACACTCCTTCCTTAGCCTCCATTGAAGCCCAAGTTAAGGAACGAAAACAAATGAAACGACGAGCCAATCGGATTGAAATGATTTTGTTCTGGATTGTGGGGCTGTTCATTATCGCTTTTGGTGTCTTGCTGTTCCATTCGGCTCCAGCTCTATATTTGGGTATCCAGGCGATTAACTTGTGCGCAGCGATTGCCGTGGCAATAATCTGGTCAGGGCGACGCCGGAAGGAGACTCATTATGAATGA
- a CDS encoding MgtC/SapB family protein produces MGNPWFIDEWHILLRLLLAMLLGGLVGLERERSNHAAGLRTHILVCLGSALIMMLSVYGFKDFANELNVRIDPARLATAVITGVGFLGAGTILFTGKSITGLTTAASIWVVAAIGLATGAGFFFASIVSTVLVLLNLWVFNKLELRYIRGNKLHVVTLHTLSEPGFLEQVSSFMEQEKIKIRKITVNEQDLAYAEMISVERKIEIVLHVYMPHEFSAVQLVSKLRQWEHVTKVSVE; encoded by the coding sequence TTGGGCAATCCCTGGTTCATAGATGAGTGGCACATTTTATTACGATTATTACTGGCTATGCTGCTTGGAGGGCTTGTAGGTCTAGAGCGGGAGCGTTCCAATCATGCTGCCGGTCTGCGTACCCATATTCTGGTATGTCTTGGATCTGCACTAATTATGATGTTATCTGTTTATGGTTTTAAAGATTTTGCAAATGAATTAAACGTAAGGATTGATCCGGCCCGTCTGGCTACAGCCGTTATTACTGGCGTAGGTTTTCTCGGAGCGGGTACGATTCTTTTTACCGGCAAGTCGATTACCGGACTGACAACAGCAGCTTCCATTTGGGTTGTCGCAGCCATCGGACTGGCAACAGGCGCGGGATTCTTTTTTGCCTCCATCGTGTCAACAGTCTTGGTATTACTTAACCTCTGGGTATTCAATAAGTTGGAGCTTAGGTATATCCGTGGAAACAAACTGCATGTGGTTACCCTTCATACCTTGTCTGAGCCCGGTTTTCTGGAACAGGTATCTTCATTTATGGAGCAGGAGAAGATCAAAATCCGTAAAATAACGGTTAATGAACAGGATTTGGCTTATGCAGAGATGATATCGGTTGAACGCAAAATTGAAATTGTGTTGCATGTCTACATGCCTCATGAGTTCAGTGCAGTGCAGCTTGTATCCAAGTTAAGACAGTGGGAACATGTAACGAAAGTGTCAGTCGAATAA
- a CDS encoding GNAT family N-acetyltransferase, with translation MKIQSLSLSDLETVGQLWRLQHVAYRLEAEIIGFQEIPPLMDTMETLQNCGETFYGYLDTDGELLGAVAVDEEEINTLTITRMMVHPDHFRKGIAAALMTHVFEQYPDLPRYIVSTGTLNQPAVKLYTKFGFKPVEVVQIAPGVELTTFHKNKD, from the coding sequence ATGAAGATTCAATCTTTGTCATTGAGTGATCTGGAGACAGTAGGGCAGCTCTGGCGACTGCAGCATGTAGCTTATCGGCTCGAGGCCGAAATCATCGGATTTCAGGAGATTCCGCCTTTGATGGATACGATGGAGACGCTGCAGAACTGTGGGGAGACCTTCTATGGCTACTTGGACACGGATGGTGAATTGCTTGGTGCGGTTGCAGTGGATGAGGAAGAGATCAACACGCTAACGATCACACGAATGATGGTGCACCCTGATCATTTTCGTAAAGGAATTGCTGCTGCGTTGATGACACATGTATTTGAACAGTATCCGGATCTTCCGCGTTATATCGTTTCCACAGGAACGTTGAACCAGCCAGCCGTGAAATTGTATACCAAATTCGGATTTAAACCCGTGGAAGTTGTGCAGATTGCACCAGGAGTGGAATTAACGACATTTCATAAGAATAAAGATTAA
- the sigY gene encoding RNA polymerase sigma factor SigY, protein MEAAELEEVQRAIQGDDSALAELLQRHYAFVYKYLVKVTMDPNVAEETVQDTMIRCMENIHRYDGSSAFSSWMITIATRIYIDKTRRRRREQIWLEAIRNQAVRKLRWQFESRNEEWTDVMDAMTRLTPEHRIAVLLKHYYGYGYDEIGEMLGIPSGTAKSRTAYGLRQLRKELG, encoded by the coding sequence ATGGAGGCAGCCGAACTGGAAGAGGTACAGAGAGCGATACAGGGGGATGACAGTGCACTGGCAGAACTGCTGCAACGTCACTACGCCTTTGTGTATAAGTATCTTGTCAAAGTAACGATGGACCCCAACGTTGCTGAGGAGACAGTGCAGGATACGATGATTCGATGTATGGAAAATATTCATAGATACGATGGCTCGTCTGCCTTTTCGTCATGGATGATTACGATTGCCACCCGTATATATATCGACAAGACTAGGCGCAGACGAAGAGAACAGATTTGGCTGGAAGCAATTCGTAATCAGGCTGTACGGAAATTGCGGTGGCAATTTGAGAGCCGGAATGAAGAATGGACAGATGTCATGGATGCCATGACAAGGTTAACCCCAGAACATCGTATTGCCGTCCTGCTGAAGCATTATTATGGTTATGGCTATGATGAAATTGGTGAAATGCTAGGTATTCCATCCGGAACGGCGAAGTCTCGAACTGCCTATGGTCTTCGTCAATTGAGAAAGGAGCTGGGTTGA
- a CDS encoding nucleotidyltransferase-like protein, whose amino-acid sequence MELKNLAFLSEQSEETGAVGAIAYSHPGDRFHGSLIQDFELLVLVVHNTDQLISKVGHYKYGDLRYQMIYVSRPELQSSVITGDNNNIMQCLIEGEIIWEADNALSNLREELSAFGTELREQKLLHEFASFLRMYVEAKRYIQEGHVVDAYYNVLEALGNWARIVLIEQGIYPDHAVWTHVQSLDRALWKLYQELTVSSETLEQRVELVLLACEFSVMSKMSDCSGLLLRVLGSRREPWSMDELVHHPQLRFVREDLPLILRKLVFRSIVKESAGWPSFIGGDGREIRYWIEA is encoded by the coding sequence GTGGAACTAAAGAACCTTGCTTTTTTGTCCGAACAGTCGGAAGAGACAGGGGCAGTTGGGGCTATCGCTTATTCCCACCCGGGAGATCGATTCCACGGCTCCCTAATCCAGGATTTTGAATTGCTCGTACTTGTCGTTCATAATACAGACCAGTTAATCTCCAAGGTTGGACACTACAAATATGGTGATCTTCGTTATCAAATGATCTATGTCAGCCGACCTGAACTGCAGAGCAGTGTAATTACGGGGGATAACAATAACATCATGCAGTGCCTGATTGAAGGTGAAATTATTTGGGAAGCGGATAATGCCTTAAGCAATTTACGTGAGGAACTGTCTGCTTTTGGAACTGAATTACGTGAGCAAAAGCTGCTGCATGAATTCGCCAGTTTTTTGAGAATGTATGTGGAAGCCAAACGTTACATTCAAGAGGGACATGTGGTTGATGCTTATTACAATGTGCTAGAAGCTCTGGGGAACTGGGCTAGAATTGTACTTATTGAACAGGGGATCTACCCGGATCATGCCGTCTGGACACATGTGCAGAGTTTGGATCGCGCCTTGTGGAAGCTCTATCAGGAGCTTACAGTAAGTTCAGAGACGCTGGAACAGAGAGTCGAGCTTGTGCTGCTTGCTTGTGAATTCTCAGTGATGTCCAAAATGAGTGATTGCTCAGGCTTGCTTCTGCGTGTGCTTGGAAGTCGAAGAGAACCGTGGAGTATGGATGAACTTGTTCATCATCCACAGTTGAGATTTGTACGGGAGGATTTGCCTCTTATCCTTCGCAAACTGGTGTTTCGTTCTATAGTAAAAGAATCGGCAGGATGGCCATCCTTTATAGGAGGAGATGGACGAGAAATCCGCTATTGGATTGAGGCGTAG
- a CDS encoding glycosyl hydrolase family 18 protein encodes MSRKSRYTRQKRRSFWPGFLAACVVAGGAYWLITNVWLNQIHEDPDWIGMNQPIFVDGQLMDGEASGTGDQLKLPVSVLQEAIDSGIRYEADTGDIIIATPQRVLHMKEGSSKAELNHRDYPMTVKPEVVGGEAYIPLKPLKEVYGIAIQEDATTGAVLLMRGGDTIQYAEINTLSSKADKTVPLYKRGGESSSPIIADMEQDARVRVWQTGDDQSFVQLDNGYAGYVANKYVTLTEKKELDKPKFTLTAAEKKWQNKPVNLVWEAVYNRQPDVSSIGKMPGVNVVSPTWFHITDGQGGVKSKGDKAYVNWAHRSGMEVWGLMDNSFDPDITKEAVASYKTRTHIIEQMLEYAQTYHLDGINIDFENVYTDDGPNITQFVREIKAMARIHGLMLSVDVTPKSNSEMWSAFLDRRSLGSFADYIVVMAYDEHWAASPKAGSVASLPWTESSMRRILEEDEVPSKKLIMAVPLYTRIWTEETNDQGEVKVSSKAVGMNTITDLIKDKKLKPVLDKQSGQNYVEYSEDGATKKIWIEDAVSLQARVDLVASLKLGGVAAWNRSFANVSAWETLKQAGYSK; translated from the coding sequence TTGAGTAGAAAAAGCAGATATACACGTCAGAAGCGCCGCTCGTTCTGGCCTGGATTTTTAGCTGCCTGTGTTGTCGCAGGTGGTGCTTATTGGCTAATAACGAATGTTTGGCTTAATCAGATTCACGAAGACCCCGACTGGATTGGCATGAATCAACCTATTTTTGTGGACGGACAGCTGATGGATGGTGAAGCCTCAGGAACGGGAGATCAGCTTAAGTTGCCTGTATCAGTGCTGCAAGAGGCGATCGATTCCGGAATACGCTATGAAGCTGACACAGGAGATATCATAATTGCAACACCGCAGCGAGTACTCCATATGAAGGAAGGCAGTTCGAAGGCGGAACTTAATCATCGAGATTATCCCATGACGGTTAAACCGGAGGTGGTTGGCGGAGAAGCTTATATTCCGCTCAAACCATTGAAAGAAGTGTATGGAATAGCTATACAAGAAGATGCTACAACGGGTGCGGTGCTGCTGATGCGTGGAGGTGACACCATTCAGTATGCGGAGATTAATACATTGTCTTCCAAGGCGGACAAAACGGTTCCATTGTACAAGCGCGGGGGAGAATCTTCTTCTCCCATTATTGCCGATATGGAGCAGGACGCACGAGTAAGGGTATGGCAGACTGGTGATGACCAGAGCTTTGTTCAGTTGGATAATGGTTATGCCGGATACGTGGCTAATAAGTATGTCACTCTTACGGAGAAAAAGGAACTGGACAAGCCCAAATTCACCCTGACCGCGGCGGAGAAAAAGTGGCAGAATAAACCGGTCAACCTGGTTTGGGAAGCCGTATACAATCGACAGCCTGATGTGTCTTCGATTGGCAAGATGCCTGGAGTCAACGTGGTCAGTCCCACGTGGTTCCATATTACAGATGGACAAGGCGGCGTAAAAAGCAAAGGGGACAAAGCATACGTTAACTGGGCTCACCGTTCCGGCATGGAAGTGTGGGGCTTGATGGATAACAGCTTTGATCCGGATATTACGAAAGAAGCCGTAGCCTCATATAAGACACGTACGCATATTATTGAGCAGATGCTGGAGTATGCACAGACCTACCATTTAGATGGCATTAACATAGACTTTGAGAATGTCTATACAGACGATGGACCGAATATCACTCAATTTGTCCGCGAAATCAAGGCGATGGCTCGCATTCATGGCTTGATGCTCTCGGTTGATGTAACACCGAAATCGAACAGTGAGATGTGGTCCGCTTTTCTGGATCGCCGCTCGTTAGGCTCTTTTGCCGATTATATTGTCGTTATGGCGTATGACGAGCACTGGGCTGCGAGTCCAAAGGCCGGTTCGGTTGCTTCGCTTCCTTGGACGGAGTCTTCTATGAGAAGGATCCTGGAAGAGGATGAAGTACCATCGAAGAAATTGATTATGGCTGTGCCGCTATATACTCGAATCTGGACGGAAGAGACCAATGATCAAGGAGAAGTGAAGGTGTCCTCCAAAGCAGTAGGCATGAACACCATCACAGACCTGATCAAGGATAAGAAACTTAAACCTGTTCTGGATAAACAAAGCGGACAGAATTATGTGGAATATTCCGAAGATGGGGCTACTAAGAAAATTTGGATAGAAGATGCCGTTTCGCTTCAGGCACGTGTTGATTTGGTTGCTTCGTTGAAATTGGGTGGAGTAGCTGCATGGAATCGAAGCTTCGCTAATGTATCGGCATGGGAGACGTTAAAACAAGCAGGGTATTCGAAATAA
- a CDS encoding DUF4097 family beta strand repeat-containing protein codes for MNRKVRVGRYTAAALIVAVGVLLILDKRWGTDYVYEMVDWWPLLLVVLGVEYILLFLVTRRRGNVDANNQGEKIKMRFRPDAKGILTSLVLTASVFIVSEQDHYMHLWNRVSLNLGAASMDYSQAAGYMEDKGTIRVPVGMDTSDLVVEGVNGDISVQRGDTEEIEVRTVVWVDQTTEVQAKAVADASFVEADGTKVIHIKTTGKTYGENEKTQPRMNITITIPDDRRFNLDIRTSNGAILLNRPEAISTILAETGNGRIRITNAVGDISGKTLNGDVVVANAIGNVDLNSNRGDMKARGVSGNVNLTTQVGSINITDSVGEITADTRNGNISVDGASLAVKAQSLNGSISIVSAKVGGDWDVYSAVGAINILIPERGDYSLSGSSSYGDLQTDLPFKVKNKTIEGQLGEGEYTVKVEGNSDLTIDRNPAVPPVGTNSLDPENTDDNLEQMSEDGQNSQDQTSEVP; via the coding sequence ATGAACCGTAAAGTCCGGGTCGGCCGCTATACGGCTGCCGCCTTAATCGTAGCTGTCGGTGTGCTGTTGATTTTGGATAAACGGTGGGGAACGGACTATGTATATGAGATGGTCGATTGGTGGCCCCTCTTGCTCGTTGTGTTAGGTGTGGAATACATACTGTTGTTCTTAGTGACACGTCGAAGAGGGAATGTAGATGCAAACAACCAGGGTGAGAAAATTAAAATGCGTTTCAGACCCGATGCTAAGGGCATCCTGACGTCCCTTGTCCTGACGGCTTCTGTATTTATCGTTTCAGAGCAGGATCACTATATGCATTTGTGGAACAGGGTGAGTCTCAATCTGGGGGCTGCATCCATGGACTACAGTCAGGCAGCTGGATATATGGAAGATAAGGGCACGATTCGGGTGCCTGTAGGTATGGATACGTCGGACCTAGTTGTTGAGGGCGTGAACGGGGATATCTCGGTACAGCGGGGGGACACGGAAGAGATTGAAGTGCGCACGGTAGTTTGGGTGGATCAGACAACTGAAGTACAGGCCAAAGCAGTGGCGGACGCTTCCTTTGTTGAGGCAGACGGTACAAAAGTGATTCATATCAAGACTACAGGCAAAACGTATGGAGAGAACGAGAAAACACAGCCGCGGATGAATATCACCATAACGATCCCCGATGATCGTCGTTTCAATCTCGATATTCGAACGTCCAATGGAGCCATATTGTTGAATCGTCCGGAAGCTATTAGTACCATTTTGGCTGAGACAGGAAATGGACGAATTCGAATTACGAATGCAGTAGGTGATATTTCGGGTAAAACGCTGAATGGTGATGTCGTTGTGGCAAATGCGATCGGAAATGTGGACTTGAACAGTAATCGAGGAGACATGAAGGCCCGTGGGGTTTCTGGAAATGTGAACCTGACTACACAAGTCGGAAGTATTAACATCACGGACTCCGTCGGAGAGATCACGGCGGATACCCGAAACGGAAATATCAGTGTAGACGGCGCAAGTTTGGCAGTTAAAGCTCAATCCCTCAATGGCAGTATAAGTATTGTATCCGCCAAAGTAGGCGGTGACTGGGACGTTTATAGCGCTGTAGGTGCTATTAACATTTTGATTCCGGAGCGGGGGGATTATAGTCTCAGTGGTTCCAGCAGTTATGGAGATCTGCAAACGGATCTGCCGTTTAAAGTGAAGAATAAAACGATTGAGGGTCAGCTTGGTGAAGGAGAATATACGGTTAAAGTTGAGGGAAACAGCGACCTCACTATTGATCGTAATCCTGCAGTGCCTCCTGTTGGAACGAATTCGCTGGATCCGGAAAATACGGATGATAACTTGGAACAAATGTCCGAAGACGGACAGAATTCCCAAGACCAAACGTCCGAAGTTCCCTGA
- the gatA gene encoding Asp-tRNA(Asn)/Glu-tRNA(Gln) amidotransferase subunit GatA — MSLFEQSLPEIHNKLHAKELSVSDLVNQAYQNIGERDEKVKAYLALDEEQARARARQLDDRLVSGEEKGLLFGLPVGIKDNIVTNGLRTTCGSQFLRNFDPVYDATVVEKLKAADTVTIGKLNMDEFAMGGSNENSSFYPVRNPWALDRVPGGSSGGSAAAVAAGEAYFTLGSDTGGSIRQPASYCGVVGFKPTYGLVSRFGLVAFASSLDQIGPLTKNVEDSAYVLQAIAGYDAKDSTSARVDIPDYLSGLTGDVKGLRIAVPKEYIGEGVDPQVKETVLSALKVLEGLGATWEEVSLPHTEYAVATYYLLASSEASSNLARFDGVRYGVRADNPENLLDLYHQSRSQGFGPEVKRRIMLGTYALSSGYYDAYYLKAQKVRTLIKQDFDDVFAKYDVIIGPTAPTTAFKLGSQVDDPLTMYLNDILTIPVSLAGVPAVSIPCGFSDGLPVGMQIIGKAFDETTVLRVAHAFEQNTEFHKQRPQL; from the coding sequence GTGAGTTTATTTGAACAATCGTTGCCGGAGATACATAACAAGCTGCACGCCAAGGAGCTGTCGGTCAGCGATCTGGTGAATCAGGCATATCAGAACATTGGTGAACGGGATGAGAAGGTTAAGGCTTATCTGGCACTGGATGAAGAGCAGGCGCGTGCACGTGCACGTCAACTCGATGATCGTCTTGTCAGCGGTGAGGAGAAGGGTTTGCTTTTCGGTCTGCCTGTCGGCATTAAGGACAACATCGTTACGAACGGACTGCGCACAACATGCGGCAGCCAGTTTTTGCGCAATTTCGACCCGGTGTATGATGCAACGGTTGTCGAGAAGCTGAAAGCGGCGGATACCGTGACGATCGGGAAGCTGAACATGGACGAATTCGCCATGGGCGGCTCCAATGAAAATTCAAGTTTCTATCCGGTACGTAACCCTTGGGCACTCGATCGTGTTCCAGGCGGTTCTAGTGGTGGATCTGCTGCGGCTGTTGCGGCAGGAGAAGCTTATTTCACATTGGGATCAGATACAGGGGGCTCCATCAGACAGCCTGCTTCCTATTGCGGTGTTGTCGGTTTTAAACCTACCTACGGACTCGTTTCCCGCTTTGGTCTGGTTGCATTCGCATCTTCCCTGGATCAAATTGGACCTTTGACGAAAAATGTCGAGGACTCTGCCTATGTGCTGCAAGCCATTGCTGGCTATGACGCCAAAGATTCGACATCCGCGAGAGTGGATATCCCGGATTACTTGAGTGGACTGACCGGGGATGTCAAAGGACTTCGCATTGCTGTTCCGAAGGAATACATTGGTGAAGGCGTTGATCCTCAAGTTAAAGAAACCGTCCTGTCTGCCCTGAAAGTCCTCGAAGGACTCGGCGCAACATGGGAAGAAGTATCCCTTCCGCATACCGAATATGCGGTAGCTACGTATTATCTTCTCGCTTCCTCGGAGGCTTCTTCGAACCTGGCTCGTTTTGACGGTGTGCGTTATGGTGTTCGTGCAGACAATCCGGAGAACTTGCTGGATCTGTATCACCAGTCTCGCAGTCAAGGTTTTGGTCCCGAAGTGAAACGACGCATCATGCTTGGAACCTATGCGCTCAGTTCAGGTTACTACGATGCGTATTATTTGAAAGCCCAAAAAGTGCGTACGTTGATCAAACAGGATTTCGACGACGTATTTGCCAAATATGATGTCATCATTGGGCCAACTGCGCCAACAACGGCATTTAAACTCGGTTCCCAGGTCGATGACCCACTTACGATGTATCTCAATGATATTCTGACTATCCCTGTCAGCCTGGCTGGTGTACCTGCAGTTAGCATCCCTTGCGGATTCTCGGACGGACTGCCTGTTGGTATGCAGATTATCGGTAAAGCCTTTGATGAAACGACCGTACTGCGCGTAGCGCATGCGTTTGAACAAAATACGGAATTCCACAAGCAGCGTCCGCAGCTGTAG
- the gatB gene encoding Asp-tRNA(Asn)/Glu-tRNA(Gln) amidotransferase subunit GatB, producing the protein MSASKYETVVGLEVHVELHTNSKIFCGCSTAFGAPPNTHTCPVCLGHPGVLPVLNRQAVDYAMKAAMALNCTIADVSKFDRKNYFYPDSPKAYQISQFDQPIGENGWIDIEVNGETKRIGITRLHLEEDAGKLTHVDGGYASLVDFNRVGTPLVEIVSEPEISSPEEARAYLEKLRAIMQYCDVSDVKMEEGSLRCDANISLRPHGQEKLGTRAELKNMNSFRGVQRGLEYEQYRQAEILDDGGEVVQETRRWDEAQGKTLSMRGKEQAHDYRYFPDPDLVKLHIDSAWKERIKASIPELPDERKARYTADYGLPNYDAEVITSSKAVADLFEDSLKYTKDAKAVSNWIMGDLLGYLNTSNLELTQVPLTGQGLGEMIGLLEKGTINSKIAKTVFKEMLESGKLPQQIVEEKGLVQISDSGAILAIVEQVVANNPQSVEDYKAGKQKAIGFLVGQVMKESKGKANPGLANQLLTDVLNR; encoded by the coding sequence ATGTCCGCATCTAAATATGAAACGGTCGTTGGACTTGAAGTCCATGTCGAGTTGCATACAAACTCCAAAATCTTTTGCGGCTGCTCCACTGCCTTTGGAGCTCCGCCCAATACACATACTTGTCCGGTCTGTCTCGGACATCCAGGCGTATTGCCTGTGTTGAATCGTCAAGCTGTAGATTATGCGATGAAAGCGGCCATGGCCCTTAACTGTACCATTGCTGATGTCAGCAAGTTTGACCGCAAAAACTACTTCTATCCCGATTCTCCGAAGGCTTATCAGATCTCACAATTCGATCAACCGATTGGTGAGAACGGCTGGATAGATATCGAGGTCAACGGTGAAACAAAGCGAATTGGCATTACGCGTCTTCATCTGGAAGAAGATGCAGGGAAGCTTACCCACGTGGATGGCGGCTATGCTTCATTGGTCGATTTCAACCGTGTTGGTACTCCGTTGGTAGAGATTGTGTCCGAGCCGGAGATTTCTTCTCCGGAGGAAGCACGTGCATATCTGGAGAAATTGCGTGCGATCATGCAGTACTGTGATGTATCCGACGTGAAGATGGAAGAAGGCTCACTGCGTTGTGATGCCAACATTAGTTTGCGTCCGCATGGACAGGAGAAGCTGGGAACGAGAGCCGAACTGAAAAACATGAACTCCTTCCGGGGCGTTCAACGTGGTCTGGAATATGAACAGTATCGCCAAGCGGAAATTTTGGACGATGGCGGCGAAGTAGTTCAGGAAACTCGTCGCTGGGATGAGGCTCAAGGGAAAACATTGTCGATGCGTGGTAAAGAGCAGGCGCATGACTATCGTTATTTCCCAGATCCGGACTTGGTGAAGCTGCATATTGATTCAGCCTGGAAAGAACGGATCAAAGCTTCCATACCGGAGCTTCCTGACGAGCGTAAAGCCCGTTATACCGCTGATTATGGACTGCCTAATTATGATGCGGAGGTTATTACCTCTTCCAAAGCCGTCGCTGATCTTTTTGAAGACAGTCTGAAATACACCAAGGATGCCAAAGCCGTATCCAACTGGATTATGGGTGATTTGCTTGGTTATTTGAATACCAGCAACCTTGAATTGACTCAGGTACCACTGACTGGCCAAGGTCTGGGTGAGATGATTGGACTGCTCGAAAAAGGTACAATTAACAGTAAAATCGCCAAAACAGTATTTAAGGAAATGCTCGAGAGCGGCAAGCTTCCACAGCAAATTGTCGAAGAGAAAGGTCTGGTTCAGATTAGTGACTCAGGTGCCATTCTCGCCATTGTGGAGCAGGTTGTTGCGAACAACCCGCAATCCGTGGAAGATTACAAGGCTGGTAAGCAGAAGGCTATTGGCTTCCTCGTTGGACAAGTCATGAAAGAAAGCAAAGGCAAAGCCAATCCGGGACTAGCCAATCAACTGCTTACAGATGTACTGAACCGCTAA
- a CDS encoding YgzB family protein: protein MIFKSAKINAFRTWGLLLTMLGMGLMVLGTAGIVFWGHAGKVFAAVGLVIGLIAMMASLAIYFWAGMLSTSAVQVDCPECGKLTKMLGKTDRCMFCHTILTLDPNQANTTSPQLKAHSTSPSPSDTDHGMSSNS from the coding sequence ATGATTTTTAAATCAGCAAAAATTAATGCTTTTCGCACTTGGGGACTACTACTTACCATGCTAGGCATGGGCCTAATGGTACTGGGAACTGCCGGAATTGTGTTCTGGGGACACGCGGGCAAAGTATTTGCCGCTGTGGGACTCGTCATCGGCCTGATTGCCATGATGGCTAGTCTGGCCATTTATTTCTGGGCTGGTATGCTATCCACAAGCGCTGTACAAGTTGACTGTCCGGAATGTGGCAAGTTAACCAAAATGCTCGGCAAGACGGATCGTTGTATGTTTTGTCATACCATCCTTACCCTGGACCCTAATCAGGCCAATACAACCAGTCCACAACTGAAAGCGCATTCCACATCTCCATCCCCTTCCGACACAGATCATGGCATGAGTTCCAACAGCTAA
- the gatC gene encoding Asp-tRNA(Asn)/Glu-tRNA(Gln) amidotransferase subunit GatC produces MSISNNDVQHVAKLARLNLTAEEEQTLTGQLNAILKYAEKLNELVTENIEPTTHVLHVSNVMREDETKESLSIEQVMRNAPDEEDGQFKVPAVME; encoded by the coding sequence ATGAGTATTTCGAATAATGACGTTCAGCATGTGGCCAAGCTGGCCCGGCTTAATTTGACTGCTGAAGAAGAGCAGACCCTGACAGGACAGCTGAACGCGATTTTAAAATATGCTGAGAAGCTGAATGAACTGGTTACAGAGAACATTGAGCCAACCACTCACGTGCTGCACGTCAGCAATGTGATGCGTGAAGATGAGACGAAGGAAAGTCTGTCGATTGAACAGGTCATGCGCAATGCACCAGATGAAGAAGACGGGCAATTCAAAGTGCCTGCTGTAATGGAATAA